The Pyrus communis chromosome 8, drPyrComm1.1, whole genome shotgun sequence region CTAACTAAAAGAGCcgaggaagacaaaatattcCAACTCCTAGCAAGCCTGAGCCCTGAATTCGAAGATCTTCGAAGCCATATCCTCATGAATCCCGACCTGCCTTCTTTTTCAAGTGTGTGTGCCAcaattcaaagagaagaggttcgaaggaaagtcatgaccttggacatgaaggcaaatataccagaagctagggcttacttctctaaccaaaaacttggtgaggagagaggctacaaaggaaagaaaactggCTTAAAATGTAGCCATTGTGATGCTGGTGGGCACTCAAGAGACCGATGCTGGATTCTTCATCCAGAGTTAAAACCAAAGTTTCCTAGGGATAACAAAGGTGTCTCAAAAGGCTCGTACAACCCTTCTTACAAGGCAAATCATGTTGCCACAACTTCTTCTGATGGAGCACTGAAGTTCACCACTAATCCAGCTGCACTGATCAACGAGTTTGCTATGTTTCTTCACAAGAAACAAGGTCTTGGAGATAGTGAAGGACCACTAAATCAGTGTGACAACAATCAAACTGCACTACTAGGACAATTTGCTGGCTTCCTGGCTGGAAATGAAGGCGTGGTACAAAAGGACATCCCAGGTATCTTACACTCCTTCTCAACTGCTCTCAGCATTGGTAAtgtgcatgattattggattatagattctggagccactgatcatatgactaacaagtctacaaacttgcataaatttgaaaaattttctattccatcccaagtgtcagttgccaatggaaaaaatgctatggttgtgggaaaaggaaaaatacatttgatctcaagtgatgtcgagtctgaggctctttatgttccctcattcccttttcaacttttatctGTTACCAAGATCACAAACTCATTAAATTGTCTTgccattttctctcccaaaaatgtgATCTTTCAGGATGTagtcaccaagaagacgattggtgaaggatttttcttaaatggtctctactatctttccaagcatattcaagttcccaaggtttttcaagtcacttcaagcttagctcaagaacaacaactttggcaccaacgtctagcacatccttctgaaaaagttctatccaccttgttcccaaatatgtgcaaagttacaagtccttgtgatgtttgtcatttttctaagtttactagattaccatttacttcctctttgtctagggctagtaacccttttgaaattgtgcattccgatgtttggggaccaactatagagtcttttgatggatataaatattttgtaacttttgtggatgatttcacaaggattacttggttgtatcttttgaaatttaaaagtgaagtgatggaagtttttcaagattttcatagacttgtggccacccaatttgcttcaaaaattcatattttacgaTCAGATAACGGCACAGAATATATGTCTCATAACATGTCACACTACTTGAGCACGCATGGTATATTACACCAAACAAGCTGTGTtggaacacctcaacaaaatggggtggccgagaggaagaatagagatctacttgagaagactagagctcttatgtttcacatgaatgtgcctaagaagttttggtctcaaggagtCCTTACTGcggcatatctcatcaatagattgcctagtaaagtgttgaattttaaatcaccttatgaggtcttgaaaaatagaaagatcaatttttctcatttgagagtctttgggtgtacatgctttgttcacattcaaactcaaaatcgtGACAAGCTAGACCCAAGGGCTGCCAAATGTGTCTTTCTAGGTTATTCATCTACCCAAAAAGGTTACAAGTGCTATAATTCAACAACTAgaaaaatggttgtttcaagggatgttaaatttgaagaacatgTTCCTTACTTCTCACAATCACTGGATTACTCTAGACAGGGGGAGCATTTGATGGacttatttccttttccatGTCCAAACGGAGAAGATGCAACATGCATTCCTAGTGATCATGTGCCGGATGATGTTAACCTTCACTCGGTGgaacatcttgaagatgaaaaccCTTCCTCATCAGAGATTCACAATGCACTCTCCAGTGATCCTTCCAACCATGATGTTGTTCAAATACCTGTAGTTCAATCTCCTACAGTTCGTCGCAATCCTGCACGAGAGAGGAAACTTCCATCCAAGTTGCATGATTATGTGACCTACACTGCCAGGTATCCCGTGACTGATGTTATTGATTATAGCAAAGTTTCATCTTCGTTTGCTACATTCCTAAGTGCCATTAATGAAGCTCGAGaacctcaaagttttcaagaagccaatctttacagtgagtggagaaatgctatggcagaggagcttcaagccctccatgaaaataacacatggactatagtgaaacttccaaaaggaaagaaggcAGTGGGGAGTCGTTGGGTGTACAAAACtaagtttcattcagatggcacAATCGAAAGGAATAAGACTCGCTTGGTTGCTCGAGGTTTTACACAAACCTATGGCGTCGATTATAAAGAGACATTTGCTCCAGTGGCAAAAATGAACACTGTTAGAGTATTGTTGTCGGttgcaattaacaatgcatggcctctctttcaaatggatgttaaaaatgctttcctgcatggtgaacttgaagaagaggtttacatgaagctacccccaggtcatcctcaatcaaacaatccagaaatggtgtgcaaactccataaatccatttatggtctcaagcaaagtccacgtgcatggtatgccaagctcagtcatgttctggaaagggttggtttttgtcgaAGTATTGCGGATTCTTCCCTATTTGTTCGTTCCAGCTTAGTGGGTAAACTAGTTGTGctcatttatgttgatgatctaatTGTGACAGGTGATAATATGTCAGAGATTAATGCTCTTAAACAGTATCTCAACAACAAGTTTGCTATCAAGGATCTTGGCACTCTCAAATACTTTCTGGGCATCGAGATGGCACACTCTCACAAGGGTTTCTTCCTCAACCAACGCAAGTATGTCATGGATCTTCTTCACGAAGCAAAAATGACAGATTGCAAGCCTGCTCGTACCCCCTTGGATAGCAACTTGAAGCTAAAAACTCACGGTGATCCAGTTCCCAATTTAAGTTACTATCAAAGAATGGTTGGCAAACTCATTTATCTGACTATCACACGTCCTGATATATCATATGCTGTCAGCATTGTTAGTCAGTTCATGCATGCTCCAAACACAGATCACATGAAGATTGTTCACCGTGTGCTTCGCTATCTGAAGGGTTCCATTGGTAGAGGGATCCTCATGCGCAATAATGGTCATACTCAGATCTCGGGATATacagatgcagattgggcagggaaCTCTCTCGATCGCAAGTCTATCACTGGTTTTTGCACATTCGTAGGGGGTAATCTTGTCACctggaagagcaagaaacaaagtgtggTTGCACGCTCAAGTGCAGAGGCagaatatcgtgctatggcatCAACGGCATGTGAACTCACTTGGCTCAAAACTCTACTCTCGGATCTAGGGTTTCCTCACCCGCAACCTATGTCCCTCCactgtgacaatcaagcagcaATGCACATCGCATCAAATCCTGTCTTTCATGAGCGAactaaacacattgaagttgattgTCATTATGTTCGGAATCAAGTGCAGTCCAAGGTAATTGCTACACACTTCATTCGCAGTCATGACCAGCTAGCAGATATCTTCACCAAAGGACTGGCATTTACTACTTTTCATCATCTGCTATCCAAGCTCGGATCAATTGATCcctttgatccagcttgagggggagtattggaagaagtGCCATAAATCAAGGATTTGCTTTTCCATGTTTTATGATTCCATGTTTGCTgctgctttctttttcttgttttgttgcttttttgcttttccttgttttgctgatttctttttcccttgtttttcggcttctgttttttttttgttttcctttcttcTGTTGCTTTTTTCTTCCGCTCATTTATATGAGCTCCTTGTACTTTGTtttcatatatacaaaaatagaCATTCAAAAATTCAATACTAGTTAATCAGTTAGCATTCTAATTACTATTTTGCATACAATATTAAAGTACATCAGAAATTGGGAAAATGATCTATGTTTGATTCTTAATTGctgatatgatcaattttttgacaCGTCGTCAATATTTAATTGTTATATCATcgatatttaattttgatcagtttaataatttattttatttgtgatTATCATTTTAGCCAATTTCTCAAAAATATTTGTACCTCATTTAATTGATAACACCTAGCTAGATGAAATAAATATCTCACTTTTGACATTATATAGGAAAACTGTACGTACGCAGTTATAATTACTATTGAAACAACATGCATAAAAGGTGCCGGAACCTCAAACCACATAAGCCTGAGATTTGGTGACACAAACTCTAACGACATTGTGGTTCACCACTACCTAAACCCCAAGCACATAAGAAGGGTGGATCCAATAGAGCCTGACCTCCTTGACAATGTCCCCAGAAAACCATTTCAAGCCTGTGTGGTGGATGAGTTCCAAGTGAAGGGTCGATGCGTCGATTCGCCCGTCTGCTACCTCTATCTAAAACTGTCCGGAACTGATGATTGGAGATCTGGTTTTACACAAATCCATTTTTGGAGGGGTCTCACTTCCATCTCAGCTCGAATTACTTCTACTTCCGCAGGTACTTGCCACGCCATGTTTGGCATGGTTTGGATGTGTGTGATGATAAAGAGGTCACTCCATTTGGGATCAAGCACAAGAGAAAAGTGTTTGCAAAAAAGCCAGTGATGAAAAAATTGGGACGGATGCCATGATATAATTAATCATTAGTTACATGTATATCAAACTTTTTCCCCCAACTTTTTTGTTCTTATACTATATCAACAAAGTTGAAGAATTAACCCATATTTGTGAGATAAAAGAAGTTGGGTATAATATATAGCATTGACATTAGGGTCAATTGCCactaatataaataattttatttgcaaCGACAACAAAATAACTGTGCAACAAGAAAGAAATTCCTCGCTCCCCATTTCGTCTCTAAACATTTTTACTGAGAAATTACATAATTTTTCTTGTCAAGTCCTAGTAGTAAGCCTGTCAGGAAAAGTCTAATGCGAGAAATAACTTCCTCGTTGGTGGAAACTTTTTGCGTCAAATATTTCCTCGCTTAAAGTTCACCATTTTCTCACCAAAAGTTGATTCTTCATTGTAggatattacaaaaaaaaaacctaaaaatctTA contains the following coding sequences:
- the LOC137743094 gene encoding uncharacterized protein; the protein is MAEESLENLEGDGFHATPPSPHSDIDINPNQRLSSVLLNEFNYLPWERAVSLALGGRSKLGYVNGAIPMPETTSPEYDAWLCKDQLVMSWLLNSMDRKIAEIFSYAESSMTLWKNLKEMYGNQNNAARVFQLKKDIAGLQQEGKPFVQHLGKLTTMWNELNVYRPHTIDAAVLTKRAEEDKIFQLLASLSPEFEDLRSHILMNPDLPSFSSVCATIQREEVRRKVMTLDMKANIPEARAYFSNQKLGEERGYKGKKTGLKCSHCDAGGHSRDRCWILHPELKPKFPRDNKGVSKGSYNPSYKANHVATTSSDGALKFTTNPAALINEFAMFLHKKQGLGDSEGPLNQCDNNQTALLGQFAGFLAGNEGVILEPLII